One stretch of Strix uralensis isolate ZFMK-TIS-50842 chromosome 17, bStrUra1, whole genome shotgun sequence DNA includes these proteins:
- the LOC141951037 gene encoding solute carrier family 2, facilitated glucose transporter member 11-like isoform X5: protein MEYRPLLGGSSAHGKFPSWTLFLAVCAVGIGGTFQYGYNVSIINAPTQHIHRFLNETWTSRYHKELSPDLLTFLWSVIASVFSLGGLCGAFIGGSMAIRLGRELLGGETYCPLLLSSSCFPAFAQLLFLPWFPESPRYLLIDRGDELSCAKGSLQRLYFETSEGYTLKRFHGSSEYRREMEDIQQERFALDGEEPQKPWQLFTDRGVRWQLITVIVMTMGQQLSGINAIYFYATYIFEQAGISAEKIPYVTLGTGACECLTALTCGLLIDYVGRRYLIIGGYLLMTLWSIVLTFSLTYQELYSWVPYVSMTSIFAFILSFGLGPGGITNTLTAELFVQSSRPAAYMIGGTVSWISFFTTGMLFPFIVNGLKHYCFLVFLLECSLVAAFIFLVIPETKNKSFLEIKKEFHKLNFGRNTKKKESDLYERRQLHDEFKNKNLCNFTAVTELQ, encoded by the exons ATGGAGTACCGGCCCCTGCTCGGAGGCTCTAGCGCGCACGGCAAG TTCCCCAGCTGGACCTTGTTTCTGGCTGTTTGTGCTGTTGGAATTGGAGGGACCTTCCAGTATGGGTATAATGTTTCCATTATCAATGCACCCACCCAG CATATACACAGGTTCTTAAATGAAACCTGGACCAGTCGTTATCACAAGGAACTAAGTCCAGATTTGCTGACTTTTCTTTGGTCTGTCAttgcttctgtattttcacttGGAGGCCTGTGTGGAGCCTTTATTGGAGGCAGCATGGCGATTCGGCTGGGCAG GGAATTATTAGGTGGAGAAACATACTGTCCTCTGTTGCTATCCAGCAGCTGTTTCCCAGCATTTGCTCAACTTTTATTCCTGCCATGGTTTCCTGAAAGTCCCAGATACCTTCTTATTGACAGAGGAGATGAGCTGAGCTGTGCCAAAGGTAGTTTACAGCGTTTATACTTTGAGACTTCAGAAGGGTACA ctTTGAAGCGATTTCATGGTTCTTCAGAGTATCGAAGGGAGATGGAAGACATCCAGCAGGAACGTTTTGCCTTAGATGGGGAGGAACCCCAGAAGCCCTGGCAGTTATTCACTGACCGTGGTGTGAGATGGCAGCTCATTACTGTGATTGTGATGACTATGGGCCAACAGCTCAGTGGGATAAATGCT aTTTACTTCTATGCGACTTACATTTTTGAACAAGCTGGGATCTCAGCCGAAAAAATCCCATATGTGACGCTCGGCACTGGAGCTTGTGAGTGCCTCACAGCCCTCACCTGT GGTTTACTGATAGACTACGTGGGAAGAAGATACCTCATCATTGGGGGTTATCTCCTTATGACCCTTTGGAGCATTGTTCTAACGTTCTCTCTAACTTACCAG GAACTGTACTCGTGGGTGCCTTACGTGAGCATGACATCTATATTTGCCTTCATCTTGAGCTTTGGGCTGGGACCAG GTGGCATAACAAATACCCTGACAGCTGAATTATTTGTACAGTCTTCACGTCCTGCTGCTTACATGATAGGAGGGACTGTTAGTTGGATTAGTTTCTTCACAACTGGAATGCTCTTTCCCTTTATAGTG aatggACTGAAGCATTATTGTTTCCTGGTGTTCTTACTGGAGTGCTCCTTAGTTGCTGCCTTCATCTTCCTTGTAATTCCTGAGACCAAAAACAAATCTTTTCTGGAAATCAAAAAGGAATTTCACAAGCTTAATTTTGgaagaaataccaaaaaaaaggaatCAGATCTTTATGAAAGAAGACAACTGCATGatgaatttaaaaacaagaatctGTGTAATTTCACAGCTGTAACAGAACTTCAATGA
- the LOC141951037 gene encoding solute carrier family 2, facilitated glucose transporter member 11-like isoform X2: MSPEQKFPSWTLFLAVCAVGIGGTFQYGYNVSIINAPTQHIHRFLNETWTSRYHKELSPDLLTFLWSVIASVFSLGGLCGAFIGGSMAIRLGRKGALLMNNIVAILASILMGISFPTGLFELLIVGRFLIGINSGIGICVQPLYIGEVAPKHLRGGMAMGTSIFLTGGILTGQIIGLRELLGGETYCPLLLSSSCFPAFAQLLFLPWFPESPRYLLIDRGDELSCAKGSLQRLYFETSEGYTLKRFHGSSEYRREMEDIQQERFALDGEEPQKPWQLFTDRGVRWQLITVIVMTMGQQLSGINAIYFYATYIFEQAGISAEKIPYVTLGTGACECLTALTCGLLIDYVGRRYLIIGGYLLMTLWSIVLTFSLTYQELYSWVPYVSMTSIFAFILSFGLGPGGITNTLTAELFVQSSRPAAYMIGGTVSWISFFTTGMLFPFIVNGLKHYCFLVFLLECSLVAAFIFLVIPETKNKSFLEIKKEFHKLNFGRNTKKKESDLYERRQLHDEFKNKNLCNFTAVTELQ, from the exons ATGTCACCGGAGCAGAAG TTCCCCAGCTGGACCTTGTTTCTGGCTGTTTGTGCTGTTGGAATTGGAGGGACCTTCCAGTATGGGTATAATGTTTCCATTATCAATGCACCCACCCAG CATATACACAGGTTCTTAAATGAAACCTGGACCAGTCGTTATCACAAGGAACTAAGTCCAGATTTGCTGACTTTTCTTTGGTCTGTCAttgcttctgtattttcacttGGAGGCCTGTGTGGAGCCTTTATTGGAGGCAGCATGGCGATTCGGCTGGGCAG GAAAGGAGCTCTTTTGATGAATAATATTGTAGCAATACTGGCCTCCATTTTAATGGGGATCAGTTTTCCTACAGGATTGTTTGAGTTACTGATTGTTGGAAGGTTTTTGATTGGCATAAATTCAG GTATTGGGATCTGTGTGCAGCCTCTGTATATTGGTGAGGTAGCCCCAAAACATCTTAGAGGTGGCATGGCCATGGGGACTTCCATCTTTCTGACTGGAGGGATTCTGACAGGACAAATAATTGGTTTGAg GGAATTATTAGGTGGAGAAACATACTGTCCTCTGTTGCTATCCAGCAGCTGTTTCCCAGCATTTGCTCAACTTTTATTCCTGCCATGGTTTCCTGAAAGTCCCAGATACCTTCTTATTGACAGAGGAGATGAGCTGAGCTGTGCCAAAGGTAGTTTACAGCGTTTATACTTTGAGACTTCAGAAGGGTACA ctTTGAAGCGATTTCATGGTTCTTCAGAGTATCGAAGGGAGATGGAAGACATCCAGCAGGAACGTTTTGCCTTAGATGGGGAGGAACCCCAGAAGCCCTGGCAGTTATTCACTGACCGTGGTGTGAGATGGCAGCTCATTACTGTGATTGTGATGACTATGGGCCAACAGCTCAGTGGGATAAATGCT aTTTACTTCTATGCGACTTACATTTTTGAACAAGCTGGGATCTCAGCCGAAAAAATCCCATATGTGACGCTCGGCACTGGAGCTTGTGAGTGCCTCACAGCCCTCACCTGT GGTTTACTGATAGACTACGTGGGAAGAAGATACCTCATCATTGGGGGTTATCTCCTTATGACCCTTTGGAGCATTGTTCTAACGTTCTCTCTAACTTACCAG GAACTGTACTCGTGGGTGCCTTACGTGAGCATGACATCTATATTTGCCTTCATCTTGAGCTTTGGGCTGGGACCAG GTGGCATAACAAATACCCTGACAGCTGAATTATTTGTACAGTCTTCACGTCCTGCTGCTTACATGATAGGAGGGACTGTTAGTTGGATTAGTTTCTTCACAACTGGAATGCTCTTTCCCTTTATAGTG aatggACTGAAGCATTATTGTTTCCTGGTGTTCTTACTGGAGTGCTCCTTAGTTGCTGCCTTCATCTTCCTTGTAATTCCTGAGACCAAAAACAAATCTTTTCTGGAAATCAAAAAGGAATTTCACAAGCTTAATTTTGgaagaaataccaaaaaaaaggaatCAGATCTTTATGAAAGAAGACAACTGCATGatgaatttaaaaacaagaatctGTGTAATTTCACAGCTGTAACAGAACTTCAATGA
- the HSCB gene encoding iron-sulfur cluster co-chaperone protein HscB isoform X3, with the protein MRAALRRPLGGLRGPLRLAQAAPRGWSCGGPGPPPAPPCWSCGRPLPGAEGPPRFCAGCRALQPPGPRPDLFRLMGCDRSFRVDAQQLRRRFRSLQRAVHPDRFGQRPPLELNGVEPAQETDCDADSEFLMEIMEINEKLAEPKNEGTLEEIETLIQVKQEELTKEVTAAFERGDLQEAKKFLAKMKYFANLEDKVKHKKIPS; encoded by the exons ATGCGGGCGGCGCTGCGGCGGCCTcttggggggctgcgggggccgctCCGCCTCGCCCaggcggccccgcggggctggAGCTGCGGCGGGCCGGGCCCTCCGCCGGCCCCGCCGTGCTGGAGCtgcggccgccccctccccggcgccgAGGGGCCGCCCCGCTTCTGCGCCGGCTGCCGGGCGCTGCagccgccggggccgcggcctGACCTCTTCCGCCTGATGGGCTG TGACCGCTCCTTCCGCGTCGATGCGCAGCAGCTGCGGCGGCGGTTCCGGAGCCTGCAGCGCGCCGTTCACCCAGACCGCTTCGGGCAGAGGCCGCCG CTGGAGCTGAATGGAGTAGAACCGGCACAAGAGACAGACTGTGATGCAGACTCAGAGTTTCTCATGGAAATCatggaaattaatgaaaaattagcAGAGCCTAAAAATGAGGGTACCCTTGAAGAAATTGAAACTTTAATTCAAG TTAAACAAGAAGAACTGACCAAAGAGGTGACTGCAGCTTTTGAAAGAG GTGATCTTCAAGAAGCTAAGAAGTTTCTagccaaaatgaaatattttgcaaacttAGAGGATAAAGTGAAGCACAAGAAGATCCCTTCCTGA
- the HSCB gene encoding iron-sulfur cluster co-chaperone protein HscB isoform X1, with product MRAALRRPLGGLRGPLRLAQAAPRGWSCGGPGPPPAPPCWSCGRPLPGAEGPPRFCAGCRALQPPGPRPDLFRLMGCDRSFRVDAQQLRRRFRSLQRAVHPDRFGQRPPKEQYYSEQHSSLINKAYQTLLNPLSRGLYLLELNGVEPAQETDCDADSEFLMEIMEINEKLAEPKNEGTLEEIETLIQVKQEELTKEVTAAFERGDLQEAKKFLAKMKYFANLEDKVKHKKIPS from the exons ATGCGGGCGGCGCTGCGGCGGCCTcttggggggctgcgggggccgctCCGCCTCGCCCaggcggccccgcggggctggAGCTGCGGCGGGCCGGGCCCTCCGCCGGCCCCGCCGTGCTGGAGCtgcggccgccccctccccggcgccgAGGGGCCGCCCCGCTTCTGCGCCGGCTGCCGGGCGCTGCagccgccggggccgcggcctGACCTCTTCCGCCTGATGGGCTG TGACCGCTCCTTCCGCGTCGATGCGCAGCAGCTGCGGCGGCGGTTCCGGAGCCTGCAGCGCGCCGTTCACCCAGACCGCTTCGGGCAGAGGCCGCCG AAAGAACAGTACTACTCTGAGCAACACTCCTCCCTCATCAACAAGGCCTACCAGACCCTCCTGAACCCTCTGAGCCGAGGCCTCTATCTC CTGGAGCTGAATGGAGTAGAACCGGCACAAGAGACAGACTGTGATGCAGACTCAGAGTTTCTCATGGAAATCatggaaattaatgaaaaattagcAGAGCCTAAAAATGAGGGTACCCTTGAAGAAATTGAAACTTTAATTCAAG TTAAACAAGAAGAACTGACCAAAGAGGTGACTGCAGCTTTTGAAAGAG GTGATCTTCAAGAAGCTAAGAAGTTTCTagccaaaatgaaatattttgcaaacttAGAGGATAAAGTGAAGCACAAGAAGATCCCTTCCTGA
- the LOC141951037 gene encoding solute carrier family 2, facilitated glucose transporter member 11-like isoform X1: protein MEYRPLLGGSSAHGKFPSWTLFLAVCAVGIGGTFQYGYNVSIINAPTQHIHRFLNETWTSRYHKELSPDLLTFLWSVIASVFSLGGLCGAFIGGSMAIRLGRKGALLMNNIVAILASILMGISFPTGLFELLIVGRFLIGINSGIGICVQPLYIGEVAPKHLRGGMAMGTSIFLTGGILTGQIIGLRELLGGETYCPLLLSSSCFPAFAQLLFLPWFPESPRYLLIDRGDELSCAKGSLQRLYFETSEGYTLKRFHGSSEYRREMEDIQQERFALDGEEPQKPWQLFTDRGVRWQLITVIVMTMGQQLSGINAIYFYATYIFEQAGISAEKIPYVTLGTGACECLTALTCGLLIDYVGRRYLIIGGYLLMTLWSIVLTFSLTYQELYSWVPYVSMTSIFAFILSFGLGPGGITNTLTAELFVQSSRPAAYMIGGTVSWISFFTTGMLFPFIVNGLKHYCFLVFLLECSLVAAFIFLVIPETKNKSFLEIKKEFHKLNFGRNTKKKESDLYERRQLHDEFKNKNLCNFTAVTELQ, encoded by the exons ATGGAGTACCGGCCCCTGCTCGGAGGCTCTAGCGCGCACGGCAAG TTCCCCAGCTGGACCTTGTTTCTGGCTGTTTGTGCTGTTGGAATTGGAGGGACCTTCCAGTATGGGTATAATGTTTCCATTATCAATGCACCCACCCAG CATATACACAGGTTCTTAAATGAAACCTGGACCAGTCGTTATCACAAGGAACTAAGTCCAGATTTGCTGACTTTTCTTTGGTCTGTCAttgcttctgtattttcacttGGAGGCCTGTGTGGAGCCTTTATTGGAGGCAGCATGGCGATTCGGCTGGGCAG GAAAGGAGCTCTTTTGATGAATAATATTGTAGCAATACTGGCCTCCATTTTAATGGGGATCAGTTTTCCTACAGGATTGTTTGAGTTACTGATTGTTGGAAGGTTTTTGATTGGCATAAATTCAG GTATTGGGATCTGTGTGCAGCCTCTGTATATTGGTGAGGTAGCCCCAAAACATCTTAGAGGTGGCATGGCCATGGGGACTTCCATCTTTCTGACTGGAGGGATTCTGACAGGACAAATAATTGGTTTGAg GGAATTATTAGGTGGAGAAACATACTGTCCTCTGTTGCTATCCAGCAGCTGTTTCCCAGCATTTGCTCAACTTTTATTCCTGCCATGGTTTCCTGAAAGTCCCAGATACCTTCTTATTGACAGAGGAGATGAGCTGAGCTGTGCCAAAGGTAGTTTACAGCGTTTATACTTTGAGACTTCAGAAGGGTACA ctTTGAAGCGATTTCATGGTTCTTCAGAGTATCGAAGGGAGATGGAAGACATCCAGCAGGAACGTTTTGCCTTAGATGGGGAGGAACCCCAGAAGCCCTGGCAGTTATTCACTGACCGTGGTGTGAGATGGCAGCTCATTACTGTGATTGTGATGACTATGGGCCAACAGCTCAGTGGGATAAATGCT aTTTACTTCTATGCGACTTACATTTTTGAACAAGCTGGGATCTCAGCCGAAAAAATCCCATATGTGACGCTCGGCACTGGAGCTTGTGAGTGCCTCACAGCCCTCACCTGT GGTTTACTGATAGACTACGTGGGAAGAAGATACCTCATCATTGGGGGTTATCTCCTTATGACCCTTTGGAGCATTGTTCTAACGTTCTCTCTAACTTACCAG GAACTGTACTCGTGGGTGCCTTACGTGAGCATGACATCTATATTTGCCTTCATCTTGAGCTTTGGGCTGGGACCAG GTGGCATAACAAATACCCTGACAGCTGAATTATTTGTACAGTCTTCACGTCCTGCTGCTTACATGATAGGAGGGACTGTTAGTTGGATTAGTTTCTTCACAACTGGAATGCTCTTTCCCTTTATAGTG aatggACTGAAGCATTATTGTTTCCTGGTGTTCTTACTGGAGTGCTCCTTAGTTGCTGCCTTCATCTTCCTTGTAATTCCTGAGACCAAAAACAAATCTTTTCTGGAAATCAAAAAGGAATTTCACAAGCTTAATTTTGgaagaaataccaaaaaaaaggaatCAGATCTTTATGAAAGAAGACAACTGCATGatgaatttaaaaacaagaatctGTGTAATTTCACAGCTGTAACAGAACTTCAATGA
- the LOC141951037 gene encoding solute carrier family 2, facilitated glucose transporter member 11-like isoform X3 codes for MEYRPLLGGSSAHGKFPSWTLFLAVCAVGIGGTFQYGYNVSIINAPTQHIHRFLNETWTSRYHKELSPDLLTFLWSVIASVFSLGGLCGAFIGGSMAIRLGRKGALLMNNIVAILASILMGISFPTGLFELLIVGRFLIGINSGIGICVQPLYIGEVAPKHLRGGMAMGTSIFLTGGILTGQIIGLRELLGGETYCPLLLSSSCFPAFAQLLFLPWFPESPRYLLIDRGDELSCAKALKRFHGSSEYRREMEDIQQERFALDGEEPQKPWQLFTDRGVRWQLITVIVMTMGQQLSGINAIYFYATYIFEQAGISAEKIPYVTLGTGACECLTALTCGLLIDYVGRRYLIIGGYLLMTLWSIVLTFSLTYQELYSWVPYVSMTSIFAFILSFGLGPGGITNTLTAELFVQSSRPAAYMIGGTVSWISFFTTGMLFPFIVNGLKHYCFLVFLLECSLVAAFIFLVIPETKNKSFLEIKKEFHKLNFGRNTKKKESDLYERRQLHDEFKNKNLCNFTAVTELQ; via the exons ATGGAGTACCGGCCCCTGCTCGGAGGCTCTAGCGCGCACGGCAAG TTCCCCAGCTGGACCTTGTTTCTGGCTGTTTGTGCTGTTGGAATTGGAGGGACCTTCCAGTATGGGTATAATGTTTCCATTATCAATGCACCCACCCAG CATATACACAGGTTCTTAAATGAAACCTGGACCAGTCGTTATCACAAGGAACTAAGTCCAGATTTGCTGACTTTTCTTTGGTCTGTCAttgcttctgtattttcacttGGAGGCCTGTGTGGAGCCTTTATTGGAGGCAGCATGGCGATTCGGCTGGGCAG GAAAGGAGCTCTTTTGATGAATAATATTGTAGCAATACTGGCCTCCATTTTAATGGGGATCAGTTTTCCTACAGGATTGTTTGAGTTACTGATTGTTGGAAGGTTTTTGATTGGCATAAATTCAG GTATTGGGATCTGTGTGCAGCCTCTGTATATTGGTGAGGTAGCCCCAAAACATCTTAGAGGTGGCATGGCCATGGGGACTTCCATCTTTCTGACTGGAGGGATTCTGACAGGACAAATAATTGGTTTGAg GGAATTATTAGGTGGAGAAACATACTGTCCTCTGTTGCTATCCAGCAGCTGTTTCCCAGCATTTGCTCAACTTTTATTCCTGCCATGGTTTCCTGAAAGTCCCAGATACCTTCTTATTGACAGAGGAGATGAGCTGAGCTGTGCCAAAG ctTTGAAGCGATTTCATGGTTCTTCAGAGTATCGAAGGGAGATGGAAGACATCCAGCAGGAACGTTTTGCCTTAGATGGGGAGGAACCCCAGAAGCCCTGGCAGTTATTCACTGACCGTGGTGTGAGATGGCAGCTCATTACTGTGATTGTGATGACTATGGGCCAACAGCTCAGTGGGATAAATGCT aTTTACTTCTATGCGACTTACATTTTTGAACAAGCTGGGATCTCAGCCGAAAAAATCCCATATGTGACGCTCGGCACTGGAGCTTGTGAGTGCCTCACAGCCCTCACCTGT GGTTTACTGATAGACTACGTGGGAAGAAGATACCTCATCATTGGGGGTTATCTCCTTATGACCCTTTGGAGCATTGTTCTAACGTTCTCTCTAACTTACCAG GAACTGTACTCGTGGGTGCCTTACGTGAGCATGACATCTATATTTGCCTTCATCTTGAGCTTTGGGCTGGGACCAG GTGGCATAACAAATACCCTGACAGCTGAATTATTTGTACAGTCTTCACGTCCTGCTGCTTACATGATAGGAGGGACTGTTAGTTGGATTAGTTTCTTCACAACTGGAATGCTCTTTCCCTTTATAGTG aatggACTGAAGCATTATTGTTTCCTGGTGTTCTTACTGGAGTGCTCCTTAGTTGCTGCCTTCATCTTCCTTGTAATTCCTGAGACCAAAAACAAATCTTTTCTGGAAATCAAAAAGGAATTTCACAAGCTTAATTTTGgaagaaataccaaaaaaaaggaatCAGATCTTTATGAAAGAAGACAACTGCATGatgaatttaaaaacaagaatctGTGTAATTTCACAGCTGTAACAGAACTTCAATGA
- the HSCB gene encoding iron-sulfur cluster co-chaperone protein HscB isoform X2 has product MRAALRRPLGGLRGPLRLAQAAPRGWSCGGPGPPPAPPCWSCGRPLPGAEGPPRFCAGCRALQPPGPRPDLFRLMGCDRSFRVDAQQLRRRFRSLQRAVHPDRFGQRPPKEQYYSEQHSSLINKAYQTLLNPLSRGLYLLELNGVEPAQETDCDADSEFLMEIMEINEKLAEPKNEGTLEEIETLIQGDLQEAKKFLAKMKYFANLEDKVKHKKIPS; this is encoded by the exons ATGCGGGCGGCGCTGCGGCGGCCTcttggggggctgcgggggccgctCCGCCTCGCCCaggcggccccgcggggctggAGCTGCGGCGGGCCGGGCCCTCCGCCGGCCCCGCCGTGCTGGAGCtgcggccgccccctccccggcgccgAGGGGCCGCCCCGCTTCTGCGCCGGCTGCCGGGCGCTGCagccgccggggccgcggcctGACCTCTTCCGCCTGATGGGCTG TGACCGCTCCTTCCGCGTCGATGCGCAGCAGCTGCGGCGGCGGTTCCGGAGCCTGCAGCGCGCCGTTCACCCAGACCGCTTCGGGCAGAGGCCGCCG AAAGAACAGTACTACTCTGAGCAACACTCCTCCCTCATCAACAAGGCCTACCAGACCCTCCTGAACCCTCTGAGCCGAGGCCTCTATCTC CTGGAGCTGAATGGAGTAGAACCGGCACAAGAGACAGACTGTGATGCAGACTCAGAGTTTCTCATGGAAATCatggaaattaatgaaaaattagcAGAGCCTAAAAATGAGGGTACCCTTGAAGAAATTGAAACTTTAATTCAAG GTGATCTTCAAGAAGCTAAGAAGTTTCTagccaaaatgaaatattttgcaaacttAGAGGATAAAGTGAAGCACAAGAAGATCCCTTCCTGA
- the LOC141951037 gene encoding solute carrier family 2, facilitated glucose transporter member 11-like isoform X4 — MEYRPLLGGSSAHGKFPSWTLFLAVCAVGIGGTFQYGYNVSIINAPTQHIHRFLNETWTSRYHKELSPDLLTFLWSVIASVFSLGGLCGAFIGGSMAIRLGRKGALLMNNIVAILASILMGISFPTGLFELLIVGRFLIGINSGIGICVQPLYIGEVAPKHLRGGMAMGTSIFLTGGILTGQIIGLRELLGGETYCPLLLSSSCFPAFAQLLFLPWFPESPRYLLIDRGDELSCAKGSLQRLYFETSEGYTLKRFHGSSEYRREMEDIQQERFALDGEEPQKPWQLFTDRGVRWQLITVIVMTMGQQLSGINAIYFYATYIFEQAGISAEKIPYVTLGTGACECLTALTCELYSWVPYVSMTSIFAFILSFGLGPGGITNTLTAELFVQSSRPAAYMIGGTVSWISFFTTGMLFPFIVNGLKHYCFLVFLLECSLVAAFIFLVIPETKNKSFLEIKKEFHKLNFGRNTKKKESDLYERRQLHDEFKNKNLCNFTAVTELQ; from the exons ATGGAGTACCGGCCCCTGCTCGGAGGCTCTAGCGCGCACGGCAAG TTCCCCAGCTGGACCTTGTTTCTGGCTGTTTGTGCTGTTGGAATTGGAGGGACCTTCCAGTATGGGTATAATGTTTCCATTATCAATGCACCCACCCAG CATATACACAGGTTCTTAAATGAAACCTGGACCAGTCGTTATCACAAGGAACTAAGTCCAGATTTGCTGACTTTTCTTTGGTCTGTCAttgcttctgtattttcacttGGAGGCCTGTGTGGAGCCTTTATTGGAGGCAGCATGGCGATTCGGCTGGGCAG GAAAGGAGCTCTTTTGATGAATAATATTGTAGCAATACTGGCCTCCATTTTAATGGGGATCAGTTTTCCTACAGGATTGTTTGAGTTACTGATTGTTGGAAGGTTTTTGATTGGCATAAATTCAG GTATTGGGATCTGTGTGCAGCCTCTGTATATTGGTGAGGTAGCCCCAAAACATCTTAGAGGTGGCATGGCCATGGGGACTTCCATCTTTCTGACTGGAGGGATTCTGACAGGACAAATAATTGGTTTGAg GGAATTATTAGGTGGAGAAACATACTGTCCTCTGTTGCTATCCAGCAGCTGTTTCCCAGCATTTGCTCAACTTTTATTCCTGCCATGGTTTCCTGAAAGTCCCAGATACCTTCTTATTGACAGAGGAGATGAGCTGAGCTGTGCCAAAGGTAGTTTACAGCGTTTATACTTTGAGACTTCAGAAGGGTACA ctTTGAAGCGATTTCATGGTTCTTCAGAGTATCGAAGGGAGATGGAAGACATCCAGCAGGAACGTTTTGCCTTAGATGGGGAGGAACCCCAGAAGCCCTGGCAGTTATTCACTGACCGTGGTGTGAGATGGCAGCTCATTACTGTGATTGTGATGACTATGGGCCAACAGCTCAGTGGGATAAATGCT aTTTACTTCTATGCGACTTACATTTTTGAACAAGCTGGGATCTCAGCCGAAAAAATCCCATATGTGACGCTCGGCACTGGAGCTTGTGAGTGCCTCACAGCCCTCACCTGT GAACTGTACTCGTGGGTGCCTTACGTGAGCATGACATCTATATTTGCCTTCATCTTGAGCTTTGGGCTGGGACCAG GTGGCATAACAAATACCCTGACAGCTGAATTATTTGTACAGTCTTCACGTCCTGCTGCTTACATGATAGGAGGGACTGTTAGTTGGATTAGTTTCTTCACAACTGGAATGCTCTTTCCCTTTATAGTG aatggACTGAAGCATTATTGTTTCCTGGTGTTCTTACTGGAGTGCTCCTTAGTTGCTGCCTTCATCTTCCTTGTAATTCCTGAGACCAAAAACAAATCTTTTCTGGAAATCAAAAAGGAATTTCACAAGCTTAATTTTGgaagaaataccaaaaaaaaggaatCAGATCTTTATGAAAGAAGACAACTGCATGatgaatttaaaaacaagaatctGTGTAATTTCACAGCTGTAACAGAACTTCAATGA